One part of the Prochlorococcus marinus str. MIT 9313 genome encodes these proteins:
- a CDS encoding sugar transferase, with protein MRLASRRFVFHGCSRALRRGASRRHLEVRSAPASKLPANALIDQQSRLGRSIKRSGDVVFSLAVISLGSPVFLLLALLVKLSSPGPVFYVQRRVGRDYRHFGCIKFRTMRADADDILANLLVKSASMRAEFERDFKLRKDPRITPIGRFLRRSSLDELPQFLNVLRGEMSLVGPRPIVDKELERYGEFMHEVASVRPGLTGLWQVSGRNNLSYAKRVRLDLAYARGRSFMLDLAIILRTFGVLLLPMDRGAY; from the coding sequence ATGAGATTGGCCTCCAGGCGCTTTGTGTTTCATGGGTGTAGTAGAGCCCTGCGCCGAGGGGCTTCTCGTCGTCATCTTGAGGTGCGTTCAGCTCCAGCCTCAAAGTTGCCTGCGAATGCCTTGATTGATCAGCAGAGTCGCTTGGGGAGATCGATTAAACGATCTGGAGATGTGGTGTTTTCCCTTGCTGTGATCAGCCTCGGCTCTCCTGTCTTTCTCCTTTTGGCGTTGCTGGTCAAACTCAGCTCACCTGGGCCTGTTTTTTATGTGCAGCGACGGGTAGGTCGTGATTATCGACACTTTGGCTGTATCAAGTTCCGCACGATGAGGGCAGATGCCGACGACATCCTTGCAAATTTGCTTGTTAAATCTGCTTCGATGAGGGCTGAGTTTGAGCGTGATTTTAAGCTTCGTAAGGATCCTCGGATCACACCAATTGGTCGATTTTTGCGTCGTTCCAGTCTTGATGAACTGCCTCAGTTTTTGAATGTGCTGCGGGGTGAAATGAGTTTGGTTGGTCCCAGACCAATCGTTGATAAAGAACTTGAACGCTATGGGGAGTTTATGCATGAAGTTGCATCTGTACGCCCTGGGCTCACAGGTCTGTGGCAGGTGAGTGGTCGCAACAATCTCAGCTATGCCAAGCGGGTTCGCCTTGACCTTGCTTATGCCCGGGGGCGCTCATTCATGTTGGACTTAGCGATTATTCTGCGCACCTTTGGTGTGCTGTTGCTGCCTATGGATCGCGGTGCCTACTGA
- a CDS encoding glycosyltransferase — translation MAGKAPEDLPKRIALVHEWFTPRAVGGAEQVVQSIDALLLRLGCQSDLAALVDGESLRPGSWLEGRAIQTSPIQHLPWGVSHVQQYLPLLPLAIEQLDVGDYPLVISSSHLVAKGVLTSPDQLHVSYVHTPVRYAWDQMHAYLRRSALAQSGLGPLIRWQLHVLRQWDQLSGARVNHLLANSRFTARRIACFWGREAEVVHPPVKVDRFRWDQPRNDVYLCVCRLVPYKRVDLVIEAFNQLRLPLLVVGDGPEWAFLEELAGPTVQLLGRQTQAQVEALMESCRAFVYAALEDFGIAPVEAMAAGAPVIGLGRGGLLDTVRCAAAGRRYPTGVLFPEQTVASVAQAVAWFEERQLWQQLTPEVVRLCAEQFRPEAFASRFETALRQAWQQHQQACAVAASDPVELLEFRS, via the coding sequence GGTTCACGCCCCGTGCCGTGGGGGGTGCTGAGCAGGTCGTGCAATCTATCGATGCTCTGTTGCTCAGATTGGGCTGTCAATCAGACTTGGCAGCTCTGGTTGATGGAGAAAGCCTTAGGCCAGGAAGCTGGCTGGAAGGTCGCGCCATTCAGACCAGTCCGATTCAACATCTCCCGTGGGGAGTGAGCCATGTGCAGCAATACCTGCCCTTATTGCCCCTTGCGATTGAGCAGTTAGATGTGGGTGATTACCCCTTGGTCATCAGCAGCAGCCATCTTGTGGCTAAGGGGGTACTCACCTCTCCTGATCAGCTCCATGTGAGTTACGTGCACACTCCCGTTCGTTATGCATGGGATCAGATGCATGCCTATTTGCGTCGCTCGGCCTTGGCACAAAGCGGTTTAGGGCCGTTGATCCGTTGGCAATTGCATGTTCTCAGGCAGTGGGATCAGCTCAGTGGTGCGCGCGTGAATCATCTTTTGGCCAATTCCCGCTTTACAGCGCGGCGGATTGCTTGCTTCTGGGGGCGTGAAGCGGAGGTGGTGCATCCACCGGTGAAGGTGGATCGCTTCCGCTGGGATCAGCCTCGCAATGATGTGTACCTCTGTGTTTGTCGCCTTGTTCCTTACAAGCGAGTGGATCTTGTGATTGAGGCCTTCAATCAATTGCGCTTGCCACTGTTGGTGGTTGGCGATGGACCGGAGTGGGCATTCCTAGAAGAGTTGGCAGGTCCCACAGTGCAGTTGCTAGGCCGTCAAACCCAGGCGCAGGTTGAGGCCTTGATGGAAAGTTGCCGAGCCTTCGTTTATGCCGCTTTGGAGGACTTTGGAATTGCACCAGTGGAAGCCATGGCAGCAGGGGCCCCAGTGATTGGCTTGGGGAGGGGTGGCTTACTCGATACCGTGCGTTGTGCGGCGGCGGGAAGGCGTTACCCAACAGGGGTCTTGTTCCCTGAACAGACAGTCGCATCAGTCGCGCAGGCGGTTGCCTGGTTTGAGGAACGTCAGCTTTGGCAGCAGTTGACCCCTGAAGTCGTACGCCTTTGCGCAGAACAATTCCGTCCGGAAGCTTTTGCGTCGCGTTTTGAGACTGCACTACGTCAGGCCTGGCAACAACATCAGCAGGCCTGTGCCGTTGCTGCGAGTGACCCTGTGGAGCTTTTAGAGTTTCGATCCTGA